The genomic segment CTGCTGAAAGGAAATAGCATATGTGGAATGGTAAAAAAGTTTCTGTTATTTTCCCAACATATAACGAAAAGGAATCAATACGTTCTGCTGTTGAAGATTTCCAATATCAGGGAATAGCAGATGAAATCATTGTAATAAACAACAACGCTGCTGAAGGTACAAGCGAGGAAGTGGCAAAAACATCTGCAAAGGAGATTATGGAGACAGTTCAGGGATACGGCGCTGCAATTCAAAGGGGTTTTAAGGAAGCCTCCGGGGATTATATCATTGTATCAGAACCTGACGGAACCTTTAAAGGCAGGGATATTGTTAAACTGCTTTCCTATATTGACGATTTTGATGTGGTTTACGGAAGCAGAACCATTAAAGAACTTATATGGGAAGGCGCTAACATGGGAATCTTTCTTAAATGGGGAAATTACAGTGTAGCCAAACTCATGGAATTTCTTTTTAATACAACATCTCTTACTGATGTGGGCTGCACCATGCGGTGTGTAAATAAAAACGCTTTAAAGCGGATGGATCCTTATTTTACTGTAAAGGGAAGTTTTTTCGGGCCTGAGATGATGATTATTTCAGTTCTTATGAAAATGAGGGTTATACAGATTCCTATGAATTATACTAAAAGAATAGGTACTTCCTCTGTAACCGGAAACAAGATAACAGCTTTTTTTCTTGGGTTAAGAATGATCCGTTTGATCCTGGAATACCGGCTTTTTAGCTGGTTATTCCCCGGCAGATACAAATAGCATTATGCAAAATCAATATAAACACTCATGATCAGATGGTTCACCAAGATCATGAAAATGTATTTTCAGGGTAAAAATATGTTAATCTCTATTATTATACCAATTTTTAATGAAGAAAATAACATTGATCTCTATCACAAGATAATAACAGATTCTTTGAGCAATGCAGATTTTTTGTTTGAAGTCATACTTGTTAATGACGGTTCAACTGACTCATCTCAACAAAAACTTAACCATCTTGCTACCCAAGATAATAGATTCAAAATAATTGAATTCAGACGTAATTTTGGTCAGACAGCAGCAATAATGGCTGGTTTTGATTTTGCATCTGGAGAAATTGTAGTTCCAATGGATGGTGATTTGCAAAATGATCCCAATGATATTCCTTTGCTTGTAGATCAGATAAAAAAAGGCTACGATGTTTGTTCAGGATGGAGAAAAGACCGTAAAGATCAAGTCTTAAACCGTAAAATACCAAGCTGGATTGCAAATAAATTAATATCTACGCTATCAGGCGTTAAATTAAATGATTATGGATGCACATTAAAAGCATATAAAAAAGAAATTATAAAAGGAATCAGACTGTATGGAGAGATGCATAGATTTTTACCTATTCATGCAAGCTGGCAGGGTGCTAAAATAATTGAAATCCCAGTAACTCATCATCCCAGGATTCACGGCAAATCAAAATATGGCATAGAAAGAACATTCAAAGTAATTCTGGATTTAATGGTTGTTCTATTTTTTTCAACCGTTTCCAATAAACCCATATATATCTTCGGGGGGTTCGGTTTTATTAATATCATGTTATCATTTTTAAGTTTTTTTATGATGATTTATTATAAATTCTGGGGAGGAAAAACCTTCATACAAACCCCTCTTCCACAACTTGTCGTCTTATTTTTTCTCATGGGATTCATATCCATACTTATGGGTTTTCTTGCAGAAATACTAATGCGTACTTACTATGAATCCCAGAATAAGCCAATTTACATAGTTAAGACACTCTATAACATGGATAAACAATAACAATGTGTGGTATTGCAGGGTTTATTGGCAGAGGACAAAAAGAACACCTTGAAAGTATGGCCGATCTTATAGCTCACAGAGGGCCAAATGCCGAGGGGTTTTGGTGTGATTGTGATAAAGGAATATACCTTGCACATAGAAGACTTTCAATTATTGATATTCAGGGCGGTTCACAACCTATGTGGATTCCTGACAATACTCTGGGAGTTACATTTAATGGTGAAATATATAACCACATGGAACTTCGCAGAGAATTAGAGAGCAGGGGATACCGATTTCAATCCAATCATTCAGATACAGAGGTTCTGTTATGGAGTTATAAAGAATGGGGCCGAAGTATGGTTGAAAAACTCAATGGAATGTGGGCATTTGCCATCTATGACAGACATAAAAATGAACTCTTTTTAAGCCGTGACAGATTTGGAAAAAAACCACTTTATTATTCTTTACAAAACGGAACTTTTGCATTTGCTTCAGAACTCAAGGCTTTAATCAGTCATCCAAATATTAAATCAAATATTTCTGTTAAAGCTCTGCAAAAATATTTTGCTTATGGTTTTATTCCTGCACCGAATTCTCTTTTTGAAAATGTTTTCAAGCTTCCTGGTGGCTACAATCTTATTTTGAATATCAGTAATTTAAATTTTTATACTGAAAAATATTGGGAATTCATACTTGAACCATTTGAAAATATACCTAAAAATCCTGAATTAGAATGGGGGGAAAAGATTCGTGAATTACTTTCAAAAGCTGTTAAAAGGCGTCTCATGTCTGATGTACCTTTAGGTATTTTCCTTAGCGGTGGCATAGATTCATCTTCAATTGCTGCGTATGCATCCCGAAATTCCAGTATTAAAATTAAGACTTTCTGTATTGGGTTTAAAGAAGACAGTTTTGACGAATCAAAATATTCAAAATATGCTGCTTCGTATCTTGATACAGATCATTTCATTAAATATATTTCAGTTGAAAAAGCAAAGATAGTCTTGCCTGATTTATCCAAAAAACTTGATGAACCTTTTGGAGACAGTTCGTTTTTACCAACATACTTTCTTTGCCATGAAACAAAGAAACATGTTACGGTAGCACTTGGTGGTGATGGAGCAGATGAACTTTTTGCAGGCTACGATCCTTTTCATGCACTTAAATTAGCAGAATTGTATAATAAAATTATACCAAAACCTGTGCATAAAGCTTTAAGAATGATTGCTTCTGTATGGCCGGTTTCTCATGAAAATATGAGACTTGGTTTTAAAATAGACCGTACTCTTCGCGGTTTATCTTATCCAAAGACATTATGGAATCCAATATGGCTTGGCCCTCTGGAACCTTCAGAACTTAAAGATTTATTTGATGACTCACCTGATCTGGAAGATATTTATTCCGAAGCTATTGAATATTGGGACACTTGCCCTCAAAAAAATATCGTTGATAAAACTTTGCAATTTTATACTAAACTGTATATGCAGGAAAATATTCTTACCAAAATTGATAGAGCAGGAATGATGCATTCCCTTGAAATTCGTTCCCCTTATCTTGATATTGACCTTGTTAATTTTGTAAGGAAAATTCCTAATAATTATAAATATAAATGCAATCAAACAAAATATATACTGAAAAAAAGCCTTGAAAATATCCTGCCAAAGAATATACTATATCGTAAAAAGCATGGTTTTGGCATGCCTGTCGGAAAGTGGTTTCAAAGTGGTGCACTTAGATGCAACATTATAAACCTTCCCATGAATAAATCATTTTTCCATAAGCTATATAAAGAACATCTGACAAAAAAATATGATCATCGTTTATTATTATGGAATTATTGGCAGCTTGAAAATTTTAATAAATCCATTTAATTCATATTACAATAAGGTTTGCCTATGAAAAAACTAAATTTAGGAAGTGGAAGTTTTAAAAAAAAAGGATATATTAATATAGATATTTCAGGAGATAACGATCCAGATGTTATACATAATCTTGAAATATTACCTTATCCGTTTGCAAATGAATCTTTTGACCTTATTGAAGCAGATCATTGTTTGGAGCATCTTAATGACCCTTTCAGTGTTATGAAAGAATTAAACAGAATATTAAAGTACAACGGAAAACTTATTATTAGAGTACCCCATTTCAGCAGGGCAATGACACATCCACAACATAAAAGAGGCTTTGATGTAACATTCCCGCTCTATTTTGATGAAAATTTTTCAGGTGGTTATACCGGAACAAAATATATTTGTGAAAAAGTGGAATTACACTGGTTTGCTCAGATTCACTTAATGAAAAAACATCTGCCAAAAACTACATATACAAGTTTAGTGGTTATTGGAAAAATTATTGATTTTTTTGCTAATTTACATTCTATGTTTTGTTCCAGAATTTGGTGCTACTGGGTGGGAGGATTCTATGAAATTGAATTTATATTCAGAAAGTACTAACAATTTTAAATAAATTATTATATGCCAACATGAAAAAATACAACTATAAATTCTTTACTTCAAAACAGCTTAATCAAGCATAACTCTATGATATTAAATTATTTTTCCAAAAAAATAACTAATTATTTAAAATCTTACAATTATATTCACCTATCAATAATATTTGCATTAGCATTATTTTTCTTTTTCCCTGTTATTTTTCATAATAAAACATTTTACGCTTTTGACTGCCTCCTCCAAAATTTACCCTGGGCAATTGAAAGTGATTTTTGTCCAAACAATTTATTAATCACCGATCCTATTCAGGCAATATACTCATCTCTTTTTTATCCGGCTCATCATTATTTTCAAGAATCATTATCAAATGGAATCTTTCCTTTGTGGTTTGGTTTAAGCTTCTGTGGAATTCCACATTACCCTTACAGTTCTCCTTTTTTCTATATTCTAAATTCTATATTTTCTGTGACTGTTGCTCATGACTTGCTTCTTTTTATCCATCTTTTTGCAATCGGAGTATTTACTTTTCTATATCTGCGAGAAATAGGACTAAAAAAAATATCAGCCATGACAGGCTCAATAGCCTGGATGTTTAATGGCTATGTTATGGTATGGTTTGAATTTGAACATATTCCCATGATGGCGGCTACACTTTCAGGAACGCTTTATTTTATTGAATTATGGTGGAAAAGTAAATCACCAATTTCGTTCTTGTGTCTAATTTGTTCTATTGCGCTTTCTATTTGTGTGACTTATGCACATGTCCTGATATATCAGCTAATATTTATTGGATCCTACATTTTATATTACTGTATTTCTGATAAGCTATCATACAAAACTGCTCTCAAATATTCATTAAAAAAACTAATAATTCCAATTCTTGCAATAGCAATAAGCTTTTGTATATCTGCAAATTTTTTTACAACTCACCTGATGATGATAAAAAACAGCCATAGAAAAGCTATTCCATACAGTGAATTATTTAAAAAAACAGGAAAATTACCTTCAAAATATTTATCAACACTCCTTTTTCCAGATGTCTTTGGTAGTCCTGCTAGAGAAGTGAGTTTTCCCCCGAGAACAGATCATACTATAATATATAGTAACTATAATGAGTTCTGTATTTATCCTGGAATAATTACACTTTTTTTAGCATTATGCTGTTTTCCATATTTTGGAAAGAAAAAATATATAAGCTTTTTTATTCTTACTGGATTATACTGTTTATTTAGTGCAATGGGCTGTATTATATACTATCCTTTAGGAGCATTTATTCCAGGTTTGAATATGTCAACACCTACCAGAATTCTTTATATTTTTGGATTTTCGATTTCAATTTTATCTGCAATAGGCTCAGATATAATATTAAAAAAAAATAATCTTTCAATAGTCATATTGTGGACAATTATACCAATTACTGCTTTATCAATATTCTTTTTTATTCAAACTGAAACAGGATTAATGTGGTTAACAAACTCGGTTCAATGGGAAAATCAGACTCGTGTAAAAGCGCTTCAAACCTGTTTTGATCTGTCAAATGTTATAAGATTAGAATGGAATGACTGGAACCGCATTGTTGAAATGCTAAGACCATACCTTGCTATAAGCTCTGATATTATTTTAAAACCTTTATTAATAATATTTTCTACATTTTTTACTCTTATTTGTGTTCTTTTTTCATCAACAGAGAGACAGAAAAAAATATTACTTTCAGCACTAATAATATTATTAGCTTATGATCTTATTTCTTTTGGTAAAATTTATAACACAGCTTCTGATATAAATCTGGAATATCCATCAACACCGGCAATTGAATTTTTAAAAAAAGATAAATCTATTTACAGAATCATGACTTTTGGACCTTTTATGCAGAATTCATTTTCAAAATTTGGCATTGAGGATATAGGCGGATATACGTCAGTTTTACCTCCAAGATATGGCGAGTTCATTTATCTGAGTCAATTCGGGAGCAATTCATCTCCCCCAAAAATAAATAAAAGTGTCAGCATAATATTTAATAAATTCGGTTCTCCTTTATTAGACTTAATTAATACAAAATATCTTCTTTTTCCACCCAATATAAACCCTGCGCTTAAGCAATTGAAACTTGTTTACAAAGGAGAAATAAATATTTATGAAAACTTAAATGTATTTCCAAGAATGTTTATTGTTCCAGGCTATCAACTTGCAACTTCAAAACAGGAGACTTATAAGCTTCTTGGAAAATATAGCAGAAATGATTTTATTAATAAAGTAATTTTAGAATCTCAACCTGAAGCTCACTTTATTATTGATGATAAAATTTCATATACTGAAATGAAATCCAGCATTAATCTGATTTCTTATTCACCCAATAGAATTAAAATTAAGACTTCATCAAAATATAATGGATTTCTTATCATCAGCGACAATTACCATCCAGGATGGAAAGCTGTTATTGATGGAAAGCCTTCTGAAATATTGCAGGCTAATTATATTATGCGTGCAATTCCAATAAAAGCAGGAAAACATAATGTCATACTTGAATTTAAGCCAGTAATTATGATTACTGGATGGATAATAACAATTATTGGCTGGTCTTTATTAATAATTATAATCGGAATATTTGTAATAAAAAAAATTTTGTTATCTATAATGCTGCCCAAAAACTGGACAACAGGTTAAGGTGGATTTTGAATTACCAAAACTGATTACTTCAGGAGGAAAAATTAATGAGCGAGGTACTACACCACTTCGCAAATACGTTCCCTCTTCCAGACACAACGGGCTGATTTTATGTGATCTTGCAAAACCCATCAGAGGGGGGGACTGACTTTCAAAGTGTTGTAGTACCATAAATAAAATGCTCGTTTCCAAACCGTAGAGACAAGGCATGCCTTGTCCTCTACATTTATGAACGGGATATTATTAAATTTGCATTCCAAAGGGTCAGTTTTCAAAAAAGGTTACTATGCTGTTTAACAGTTATGATTTTCTGTTTCTGTTTCTTCCTGCTGCCTTTATTTTATATTTCTTATCTCCAGGCAAATGGCGGAATGCAGTCCTTGCAGCAGCCAGCTATGTTTTTTACGGCTACTGGGATTACAGGTTTTTAAGTCTTATTTTTATTTCAACGCTCTGGGATTATTTTGCAGGAAAACGGATCTTTGAGTCTGGTGATAAAAAAAAGAGAAATTTTTTTTTATTCCTGTCAATCCTGTTTAACCTGGGACTTCTGGGTTATTTTAAATATGCCGGTTTTTTTATAGAATCCCTTGCACTCCTTATTCCTGCAATTCCCCCTGGGCTTATAGATGTAGTCCTGCCCATAGGCATATCATTTTACACCTTTCAAACCATGAGTTATTCAATTGACATATATAGAAACAAGGTCAAGCCTGTAAAAAAATTTATTGATTTTGCCTGTTATGTTGCCATGTTTCCCCAGCTTATTGCGGGTCCCATTGTAAGATACGAGCAGATAGCAGGGCAGTTGTTTAAAAAAAACTGTTCCATAGATAATGCAGCCTGGGGCATCAGGAGGTTTATCCAGGGGCTTGCAAAAAAAGTCCTTGTTGCAGACACAATGGCAGTTGTTGCAGACACCATATTACGATCAGGTTCTCCAGGGTTTTATATGGCATGGCTTGCAGCTTTTGCTTTCAGCCTCCAGATTTATTTTGATTTTTCAGGATATTCAGATATGGCAATAGGGCTTGGCAGGATACTGGGCTTTGACTTTCCTGAAAATTTTAATTTTCCTTATAAGGCAAGGGGGATTTCAGATTTCTGGCGGCGCTGGCACATGAGCCTTTCATACTGGTTTCGCGATTACCTGTATATTCCCCTGGGCGGTTCCCGAACCACCCTGCCGAGATCATACATGAACCTTTTTATTACCATGCTCATATGCGGTCTGTGGCACGGGGCATCCTGGACTTTTGTTCTCTGGGGAGCTTATTTCGGCATATTGTTAATAATTGAAAGACCTTTTAAAGACAGTTTAAAAAAACTTCCTGAATGGACAGTTGTTTTATCAACCTATATATTAGTTGTACTGGGCTGGGTAATCTTTCGGGCTGAATCAGTATCAGATGCAGTCCTTTGGTTAAAGGCAATGATCGGGTTTGGTTCAGATAATCCTTCTGTGCCTTCAATTCCCCTGCCGTTTATTCTTGCTGTTGGCATTATACAATTATCATGCTGGGTTATGCCCCCTGCCATCAGCAGTGAAAAACAGCCTTTGTTTTATAAAGATATTGCCTTTGCAGTATTATTTTTAATCTGCATTGTTGTAATCATGGGTGTTGATTCTTCGCCTTTTTTATATTATCAATTCTAACATAATGAAATATAACAATAAAATATTTATAGTTTTTTTTGCCGGTATTTTAATAATCATTCCCCTTGTAAACTGGATCGGTTCCATTGTGCTTGATGAAAGTTTTTTTGCATTCAGAGCATGGGAGGTAATGACTAATACAAGCAGTGAAAATGTGCCCTTCAAACCAAATGCCGAATTTGAGAAAATCATATACGGCGATCTTGCCAACATGCTCAAGGTAAAAAAATTCCGTAAATACAGATACCAGAAGTTCACGACTGATCCATATGGATTCAGAAATCCTGCTTATAAAGAAAATACATATTATCCTGTTGTTGCCACAGGAGATTCTGATATGGCAGGGTCATCCTTGTCTGATGAACGCATTTTCAGCATATGCCTGGAAAATAAACTTGGTGTTCCTGTTTATAACTATGCCCCGTCAACCCCAATAGATGTTTTAATAAATAAACGTTTTATAAATCACCCTCCAAAATTTATTATATGGGAAGAAGTGGAAAGATTTATTTTAAGCTATGGTTATAATAAATACTTAACCCTATCCCCAAACAGCATAATTGTACTGCGTCAATCAGGAAAGGCTGTTAATCAGGAAAAAGACCTGCCGAGATTTACAGACTATTTTGCAGCACAGATATTTTATGAAACAAGATGGAGGCTTTTTGAAATTTTACCGCCTTCAATAGGATATATTGATGAAAATACCGGTATGCTTTGTTACAGCGAGGGCTTAAATATGCTCAAAACAAGTCCCCGGCAGAGAGGCATAGATGTTGTTTTAAACGGTATTGAACGAGTTCATAAATACTGCATGAAAAGGGGAATTAAATTGATATATATACCTCTTCCTGATAAAGAAAACATATATCAGGATTTGTTGCCTGAGAATCTGAAACAAGGGTATCCCGGAAAGGATTTTCTTGAACTGCTTCATGAAGGGCTTGACGCCCGAAATATATTGAATGTCAAACTGATTCACGAATTCAGGAAACAGGCTGAAAAAGGGGAACTGGTATATTTTCAAGACGATACCCACTGGAATGAAAAAGGTGTTTCCATTGCAGCGGAAATGACAGCCGAATTGATTAAACTTAATCTTAATAAATAAGATAAATACTGAAAAAGAATGAATTTCCCATGAAATATAATTGAGGAGCAATTAAATGCAGGATAAATATGATAATTCTGACAACATAGTATTTTCATTTGGAAAAAACTGGAAAAGCTATCTTTCTGTTTTAAGTGAAGAAAAAATACAAAACGCTCAAAAATCCCTTTCTGACATGCTTGGGCTTGAAAGCTTGCAGGGTTTGAGATTTCTGGATGCTGGCTGCGGAAGCGGGCTTTTTTCCCTTGCTGCAATCCGGCTTGAGGCAGCCGAGGTTGTTTCTTTTGACGTGGATTACGAAAGTGTTGAATGTGCAAAATATTTAAAAACCCGTTTTGGACCTTTTGATCACTGGAAAATTACAACAGGCAGCGTATTAAATCAACAATGGCTTCACGGTCTTGGAAAATTTGATATTGTTTATTCATGGGGCGTTCTGCACCATACAGGATCAATGTGGAAAGCCCTTGATAATATAATGCTCCTGGTTGCAGAAAACGGGATACTTTTTATAAGTATTTATAATGACCAGGGAAAGATAAGCAGATTCTGGAGAATGATCAAAAAAACATACAATATTGCTCCAAAATATTTTAAACTGCTTATGATAATAGCCTATTTTGCTTATAGCTGGCTGGTTAAAATTGTAAGAGGCATTGTAAAAGGCATTCCCAGAAATCAATGGTTTGAAAGTGTCGGCGAAAGGGGAATGGACCTCTGGCATGATATTGTGGACTGGATAGGAGGCTATCCTTTTGAAACTGCAAAATTCCAGGAAATCGAAGATTTTTTTCAGGATAAGGGTTTTAAGCTCATCAGATCAAACCCCAGAAACGGGATAGGCTGTAATGAATTTGTTTTTATCCGAAATCACAAAGGATAAAAATATGAACAAGGATAAAAAACAAATTATTAACAAACGAAGAAGACTGCAGCCCCGCATTTATGATTCCTCTTATGTTTACTGCCGCTGCCATTTAAAGGCTCTGAAAGACTTTATCAGCCTGTTATACCAGGACATAAAAAACCCCGCAGTTCTTGATATCGGGTGCGGGGACAAACCGCTTTTGTCCCTTTTTCATGAGGTTCAGTATATTGGAATTGACATGGATGCCCAAAGTCTTGCAGATTTTATCATAGACTGCAACAAGGACAATTTTCCTTTAAAAGACTGTTCAATAGATGCAGTGCTTTTATCCAATTCCCTTGAGCATATTTATAATACAAATCATCTTATAGACGAAATCAGCCGGGTGCTTAAACCAGGAGGGCTGATATTTTTTTCTGTTCCCATGAATTACCCTGTTCATGCCCATCCTGATGATTATTTCCGTTTTACGCCCTATTATTTTAAACGAAGATTTCAAGATTTTGATATTATACAGTTAAATGTAAGCAATTCTGTATTTTCCACTCCCCTGCTGCTTGTTTCACAGCTTTTTGACACATTTTTTGCACAATATGTCTGCGCAGTTCCGGTTCTTATCCTGAATCTATCCTCGATATTTATTGACTGGATAACAAAAATAATATCTGCATCCGTTAATCTTGAGATTTTAACCAGGTTCTGGTCTGCGGGACCTTTGGAAATTAACGGTATTATAAGGAAAAAAACAGGGTTTTGAAATTTTCCTTAAATAAAATTCTTAAATATGTTTCAAGCCTGCCTGGAAGTCCAGAAATTTCCCATACGCAGTTATCTGAAATAGAGCAGAAGATCGCCCAGTTCGGCGCCTATTTTACCGGCATAATCATATCAAAAATTTTTTCCGTTATAACAAATATTTATATAGGAAGAACCCTGGGACCCAATATTTTTGGGCAGATAACCATGGTTCTCCTGCTTGCCGGTTTTTTAAATATTCCAATGACAGGAGGCTGGGGGGTTGCTTTTGTCCGGCTTGGGGCTGCTGAGGATAATGAAAAAAAGCAGTTTGACATACTCAAATCTGTTTTATTCATTTCAGTATTTTTTACGATTTTATTCACCCTGCTTTTATGGATTTCAGCCCCTGTATTAAGAGAGCTTTTTGCAGTAGATAAAACAATGATGACCCTGACTATTCTTATAACAGTAACATCAGCCTGGTATTCCCTCAGCAAACTGATTTCCCAGGGGTTCCAGGACTGGAGAAATTACGTTTTTATAGAAAACGCCTGGGCTTTTATAATACTGGGGCTGGTTATTGTATTTTTCTTATGCAGCATGAAAACCTATTATCATGTTATATGGATTTTTGCATTTGCCTACACAGCCTCAAGCTTTTTTTCCTTTTATTATTTTTACAATGCTGTCAGGCAGGGATGCATAAAAAAAGATACTGTTTCTGATGTTTTAAAAAGGGGAACCCTGTTAATGTCAACAGGGCTTTTGAGCATGACAGCTTTCAGTTTAGACAGGATTATTATAAACAGGTTTTTAGACAGTACCGAGGTAGGAATATACCAGGCTCATTTTTTTGCAACCTATGGGGTTATTTCCACGCTTACGTCAATTTTTTTCAATTATGTTTTCCCCCTGCTCTGCCGGTCTGATTCTGAAAAAAAAGATAAATTAATTAACCTGGTTTTTAAGGTTTCATATCCTTTTTTGATTATCATATCAGTTTCAGCCGGCGGACTTATTATGTTTATGTTCAACTATAGGTTTTCACCCTGGCTTTTTATAACTCTTTCCCTTTTTAATGCTGTGCAGTTTCATGTGCAGCTTAAAGCCTGGATCCTTGCAAGTAAAAGCATATATTCAACAAGGCTGGTTTTAGGGGGACAGATAGTTTTTTTTATTGTAAATATTATTGTATTAACGGCTTTTATATCTTCCCTGGGTATCCTGGCAGGAGGAATAGCTCTGCTGGCAGCAGCCCTGGGGTCTTTATTATATTTTTTCATAAAAACAAAAAGGATTAACTGATGCATGAATTGTTTAAAAACTATTACCAGGAAATTTTTTCATCAAACAAAAGCCAGCAGTGCGATATTAAGACCTTCAACCTGGTATGCAGAAAGATTGCATGGAATTATGACAGATTCTTCAAATCCATGTCCCGTGACGCCAAAATACTTGATTTAGGGTGCGGCATAGGGCAGTGCCTTTATTACCTGGACAGGCAGGGGTTTAAAAATATCAAGGGAATTGATATTTCCCCGTCTCAAATAGAAGCAGCAGGAAAAATGCTGCTCGGAATTAACATTGAACTTGTTGAAGACAGTATCAAATATCTTGAAGACAATGCTGAAAAATTTGATGTAATTGTTATGAACGATGTTTTAGAGCATATACCGCCTGATCAATTAATCCCCATTACCAGGGCAATGTATGCTGCCTTAAAAAAAAGGGGAACGGTTATTGTAAAAACCATTAATTCTGCATACCCCCTGGGAAGTTTTCTAAGATATATTGATTTGACCCATACCACTGCTTTTCATGAAAAATCCCTGACTCATCTGCTGGCACATGCAGGTTTTAAAAACATAAAATGCTATCAGGAAGAAATAGGAATTTATAACATCCTGTTTCTCTGCAAAAAAATGGCGGTAATCCTGGTCAGGTTTCTGCTGAAATGCCTGATCTATTTTTCAGAAGCAGACTGGCCCAATATTATTTCACTTAATGTTATAGCTGCCGGGAGGAAATAAAATTGCGCAT from the Desulfonema limicola genome contains:
- a CDS encoding class I SAM-dependent methyltransferase gives rise to the protein MHELFKNYYQEIFSSNKSQQCDIKTFNLVCRKIAWNYDRFFKSMSRDAKILDLGCGIGQCLYYLDRQGFKNIKGIDISPSQIEAAGKMLLGINIELVEDSIKYLEDNAEKFDVIVMNDVLEHIPPDQLIPITRAMYAALKKRGTVIVKTINSAYPLGSFLRYIDLTHTTAFHEKSLTHLLAHAGFKNIKCYQEEIGIYNILFLCKKMAVILVRFLLKCLIYFSEADWPNIISLNVIAAGRK
- a CDS encoding class I SAM-dependent methyltransferase gives rise to the protein MQDKYDNSDNIVFSFGKNWKSYLSVLSEEKIQNAQKSLSDMLGLESLQGLRFLDAGCGSGLFSLAAIRLEAAEVVSFDVDYESVECAKYLKTRFGPFDHWKITTGSVLNQQWLHGLGKFDIVYSWGVLHHTGSMWKALDNIMLLVAENGILFISIYNDQGKISRFWRMIKKTYNIAPKYFKLLMIIAYFAYSWLVKIVRGIVKGIPRNQWFESVGERGMDLWHDIVDWIGGYPFETAKFQEIEDFFQDKGFKLIRSNPRNGIGCNEFVFIRNHKG
- a CDS encoding class I SAM-dependent methyltransferase — encoded protein: MNKDKKQIINKRRRLQPRIYDSSYVYCRCHLKALKDFISLLYQDIKNPAVLDIGCGDKPLLSLFHEVQYIGIDMDAQSLADFIIDCNKDNFPLKDCSIDAVLLSNSLEHIYNTNHLIDEISRVLKPGGLIFFSVPMNYPVHAHPDDYFRFTPYYFKRRFQDFDIIQLNVSNSVFSTPLLLVSQLFDTFFAQYVCAVPVLILNLSSIFIDWITKIISASVNLEILTRFWSAGPLEINGIIRKKTGF
- a CDS encoding oligosaccharide flippase family protein, encoding MKFSLNKILKYVSSLPGSPEISHTQLSEIEQKIAQFGAYFTGIIISKIFSVITNIYIGRTLGPNIFGQITMVLLLAGFLNIPMTGGWGVAFVRLGAAEDNEKKQFDILKSVLFISVFFTILFTLLLWISAPVLRELFAVDKTMMTLTILITVTSAWYSLSKLISQGFQDWRNYVFIENAWAFIILGLVIVFFLCSMKTYYHVIWIFAFAYTASSFFSFYYFYNAVRQGCIKKDTVSDVLKRGTLLMSTGLLSMTAFSLDRIIINRFLDSTEVGIYQAHFFATYGVISTLTSIFFNYVFPLLCRSDSEKKDKLINLVFKVSYPFLIIISVSAGGLIMFMFNYRFSPWLFITLSLFNAVQFHVQLKAWILASKSIYSTRLVLGGQIVFFIVNIIVLTAFISSLGILAGGIALLAAALGSLLYFFIKTKRIN
- a CDS encoding MBOAT family O-acyltransferase; this translates as MLFNSYDFLFLFLPAAFILYFLSPGKWRNAVLAAASYVFYGYWDYRFLSLIFISTLWDYFAGKRIFESGDKKKRNFFLFLSILFNLGLLGYFKYAGFFIESLALLIPAIPPGLIDVVLPIGISFYTFQTMSYSIDIYRNKVKPVKKFIDFACYVAMFPQLIAGPIVRYEQIAGQLFKKNCSIDNAAWGIRRFIQGLAKKVLVADTMAVVADTILRSGSPGFYMAWLAAFAFSLQIYFDFSGYSDMAIGLGRILGFDFPENFNFPYKARGISDFWRRWHMSLSYWFRDYLYIPLGGSRTTLPRSYMNLFITMLICGLWHGASWTFVLWGAYFGILLIIERPFKDSLKKLPEWTVVLSTYILVVLGWVIFRAESVSDAVLWLKAMIGFGSDNPSVPSIPLPFILAVGIIQLSCWVMPPAISSEKQPLFYKDIAFAVLFLICIVVIMGVDSSPFLYYQF
- a CDS encoding alginate O-acetyltransferase AlgX-related protein — translated: MKYNNKIFIVFFAGILIIIPLVNWIGSIVLDESFFAFRAWEVMTNTSSENVPFKPNAEFEKIIYGDLANMLKVKKFRKYRYQKFTTDPYGFRNPAYKENTYYPVVATGDSDMAGSSLSDERIFSICLENKLGVPVYNYAPSTPIDVLINKRFINHPPKFIIWEEVERFILSYGYNKYLTLSPNSIIVLRQSGKAVNQEKDLPRFTDYFAAQIFYETRWRLFEILPPSIGYIDENTGMLCYSEGLNMLKTSPRQRGIDVVLNGIERVHKYCMKRGIKLIYIPLPDKENIYQDLLPENLKQGYPGKDFLELLHEGLDARNILNVKLIHEFRKQAEKGELVYFQDDTHWNEKGVSIAAEMTAELIKLNLNK